The Amycolatopsis sp. QT-25 genomic sequence CCCCGACGATCGACTGCCCGACGCGACGGCCGAACGCGCGGCGCTCTACCGATCCCTGCTGCACGGCAGGCGTTGTGTGATCGTCGCCGACAACGCGGGCGGGGTCGACCAGATCCTCCCGCTCGTTCCCGGCACGGCGAAGGCGATGCTGATCGTCACGAGCAGGCAGACCCTGGCCGCGCTCGGCAGCAGGCACGCCGTCCGCGTGTTCGCCCTCGACGCGCTGGCCGATCCGGAGTCGATGACCCTGCTCACCCGGGTGCTGGGGGCCGAACGGGTCGCCCGCGAACCCGCGCAGGCCGCGCGGCTGGCCAGGTTGTGCGACGGGATGCCGCTGGCGCTGCGGATCGCCGCCGCGCGCCTGACCGGTGAACCGGGCCGTCCGATCGCGGAACTCACCGACGAACTGACCGGCGTCGGCCGATTGGAAACCCTTGCGGTGCAAGGAGATTCTCGTACGGTCGAAACCGTTCTCGCGAGCGCCTACCTGCCGCTGGAGCGTGCACCGGCTCGGCTGTTCCGGCTGTCCGGGCTGATCCCGGGGGCGTCGTTCAGCTCGGCTCTCGGCAGCGCGTTGTGCGGGGTGCCCGTCGAAGCGGGCCGGACCGCGGCCGCCGCACTGTCCGCCGCGCATCTGATCACCCCGGCGGGTCCGGATCGCTTCCGCCTTCACGATCTGATCCGCGAGTTCGCCGTCGCGTGCGCCCGCGCCGACGAAACGACGTCGAGCCGCGCCGAGGCCGCGGACCGGCTGATCGATTGGTACCTGCACGTGGCCGCCGAGGCGAACCGGGTCATCGACCCGAACCGCGATCTGGTCACCCCGGCGCTGTGCCACCCGCCACCCGGGCGGCCGTTCCCGGCGGAAAGGCGTTCGGCGTTGGCGTTCCTGAGTGCCGAACGCGCGAATCTGCTGCCCGTGGTGCGGTTCGCGCGCGAACACGGCCGCAACACCGCCGCCTGGCAGCTCACCTACCTGCTCACCAGTTTCTACGACACCACGGGTGGCTGGAACGAGCGGATCGGACTCTGCCGCGAAGGGGCCGCGGCGGCGGCCGAACTCGAGGATCCTCTGGCGGAGGCGGAAATGCTGCGCGCGCTGGGCGCGGCTTACTTCATGACCCGCAGGCTGACGGACGCGCTCGAAACGAACGCCCGTGCGTTGAAGGCCGCCCGCGCGGCCGGTGATCTCGAAGGTGAAGGGCACATCTACAACAACACCGCGAACGCCTACGCCGCGCTGCGCCGGTTCGACGAGGCGATCACCGCGTACCGGCTCGCGGTCCAGCGGTGCACCTCGGCGGGCAACCGGCTCGGGCGTGCGCTGTCGCAGCGCAACCTCGGCCACGCCTACATCCGCCGTGGCCAGCCGATGGACGGTCTCAACCCGTTGACGGACGCGTTGGAGACGTTCCGCGCGCTCGGCAACGCGCGGCTGGAAGCCGCCACCCTCGACACGCTCGGCGAGGCTTACGAGGAACTCGGCGATCACGACGTCGCGCTGGACCATCTCGGCAAGGCGCTGGCCGCGTCCCGGGCGATCGGCGACCGGTGGCAGGAGTGGGAATCGCTGCTGCACGCCGGCCAGGTCCACCTCGCCCGCCGGGATTTCCGGGCCGCGCGGGACGATTTCGACCAGGCGCTGCTGATCAGCCGGGACGTCGGGAACCGGCACAGTGAGGCGGCCGCGCTCGACCGGCTCGGCCGCGCCCACCTGGGGCTCGGCGATCTGGCGGCGGCGCGGGAACACCTCGAGCGCGGTGTCGCCGTCCGGGCGGGCGTCCCGGATCCGTACGAGGAGGCGCACCTGCACCGCGACCTCGGTGATTTGGAGGCACGATGTGGTGACACGGCCGCCGCGGCCGCCCACTGGGCTCGAGCGATCGAGCTGTACCGGCGGGCGAACGCGACGGCCGACGCCGACCTCGTCACCGGGCGGAGCTGATCACCACGGTCGAGGTCCCGTACACGAGCTTGCCCTGCGACGGATCGAAGAACTCGACCCGCGCCTTCCCCGGTTGACCGGACAAGACCGTGAACTCCGCGTATCCCCTGGTCTCACCGGGCCGGAAGGTGACGACACCGTCCTTCACCGGTACGTGAGCGGATCCTTCGGTGCGGTAGCGGATCGTGAGCGGACCCGCGAGCCACGGCCGGGACAGCACGACCGGCACCCTGCAACCGGTGCCCGGCGCGAAATTGGGCGGGATCGACCAGCAGATCTCGCCTTCCTGAGTGGTGGCGAGCGGCGGGGTCTTGGTGGCGTCGTCGTCGGCCACCCAGGCGACGCCGACGCTGTGCCCGATTCGCACGCCTTTCTCGCCGGACAGGCGCAGGGAGAACATCTCGTCGTTCTCCACGAGGGAGTCGGCGCGGACCCTGACCGCGACGGTTCGCGTGCCCGCCGTCCCGGACCAGGTCAGCGTGCCCGTGCTCGGCAGGTAGTCGACGCTTTCCTTCGCGATGAACGCCGGGTCGACCGGCGAGCCGTTGCCCTCGATCGTCCGGTATTCGACCGAGCCCTGCGGCGCGCAGCCGCCATCGGCGAGCGAAACGGTGA encodes the following:
- a CDS encoding BTAD domain-containing putative transcriptional regulator, whose translation is MLGPVEAIGPTGRAELHGARQRAVLGVLALHAGSVVPIPRLVDVLWGEDPPRTAVKTLHSHVARIRQALEDCGFPPVLLTRKPGYVVTIAPSSVDALRFEEELRAAKRSNAGQAVAALREALRLWRGDAFADAELDGWGQREVERLQELRLSAWEELWDAELRLGEHEEVLRELPRLRAEQPYRERLAALHMLALHRCGRHAEALETFRAVRRGLADEFGVDPGPELVELHTSILRRAPELDAPARGTAPAQLPARVGHFTGRHQELTSLDKLLDEPEPPVVVISGAAGMGKSALAVQWAHRIADRFPDGQLFLDLAGHDPHEAVSPGDALAHLSRGLGLPDDRLPDATAERAALYRSLLHGRRCVIVADNAGGVDQILPLVPGTAKAMLIVTSRQTLAALGSRHAVRVFALDALADPESMTLLTRVLGAERVAREPAQAARLARLCDGMPLALRIAAARLTGEPGRPIAELTDELTGVGRLETLAVQGDSRTVETVLASAYLPLERAPARLFRLSGLIPGASFSSALGSALCGVPVEAGRTAAAALSAAHLITPAGPDRFRLHDLIREFAVACARADETTSSRAEAADRLIDWYLHVAAEANRVIDPNRDLVTPALCHPPPGRPFPAERRSALAFLSAERANLLPVVRFAREHGRNTAAWQLTYLLTSFYDTTGGWNERIGLCREGAAAAAELEDPLAEAEMLRALGAAYFMTRRLTDALETNARALKAARAAGDLEGEGHIYNNTANAYAALRRFDEAITAYRLAVQRCTSAGNRLGRALSQRNLGHAYIRRGQPMDGLNPLTDALETFRALGNARLEAATLDTLGEAYEELGDHDVALDHLGKALAASRAIGDRWQEWESLLHAGQVHLARRDFRAARDDFDQALLISRDVGNRHSEAAALDRLGRAHLGLGDLAAAREHLERGVAVRAGVPDPYEEAHLHRDLGDLEARCGDTAAAAAHWARAIELYRRANATADADLVTGRS
- a CDS encoding Calx-beta domain-containing protein: MRRIATLGAALAVTFGIAVPAAEGGETGCTAPVVDVSGVSQAEGTSAGYTTLLFTVSLADGGCAPQGSVEYRTIEGNGSPVDPAFIAKESVDYLPSTGTLTWSGTAGTRTVAVRVRADSLVENDEMFSLRLSGEKGVRIGHSVGVAWVADDDATKTPPLATTQEGEICWSIPPNFAPGTGCRVPVVLSRPWLAGPLTIRYRTEGSAHVPVKDGVVTFRPGETRGYAEFTVLSGQPGKARVEFFDPSQGKLVYGTSTVVISSAR